The proteins below come from a single Vanacampus margaritifer isolate UIUO_Vmar chromosome 10, RoL_Vmar_1.0, whole genome shotgun sequence genomic window:
- the xpnpep2 gene encoding xaa-Pro aminopeptidase 2 isoform X1 yields MCFRGKMLSMLALLLMVLTGNVNGVALFEATERNCTLSPPYLPSTTVNSSLQLRELREHMLVSNISAYIIPGTDAHMSEYIGPRDARMAFMTGFTGSAGTAVVTPGKAALWTDSRYWVQAERQMDCNWELQKDVSISSIAEWLISDVPNGGQIGFDPFLFSLKTQEDYAMSLESSNRSLKSMPGNLVDQVWKDRPPISPDSLIRLPDRVIQRSWQMKVEQIRNQMKENPYQPTALLLSALDETAWLFNMRGNDIPYNPFFYSYTLLTMDEIWLFLHTERVTEELRVYLNASCSGPLCVQLKSYDAILDHLKEYVRRPGVKVWIGTEYTNYALYEVIKSQDKLLSSSYSLVLTTKAVKDDTEQRILRDAHVRDAVAVMQLLMWLEKAVPTGKESELSASAYVNHCRSKQKDSRGPSFETISASGPNAALAHYSPTVESNRKLTVDEMYLVDSGGQYLDGTTDITRTVHWGSPTAMQKEAYTRVLMGNIEISRTIFPSGTRGANMEMLGRRALWEVGLNYGHGTGHGVGNYFGVHEWPVGFQSYNIPFREGMFTSIEPGYYKDNDFGIRIEDVAVVVPYHTNYGHNYLTFDTVSLVPYDRKLIDITLLSPVQLQWLNKYYETIRRLMGPELDRQGLHEEKSWMLRHTKPLVQSGSFSYVHSSSPTLVTLAVAVLYNVAL; encoded by the exons ATGTGCTTCAGAGGCAAGATGCTCTCCATGTTGGCTCTGCTTTTGATGGTCTTGACAG GAAACGTCAACGGAGTGGCTTTGTTTGAGGCCACCGAGAGGAACTGTACCTTGTCCCCGCCG taccTCCCGAGCACAACTGTGAACAGCAGTCTCCAGTTGCGCGAGTTGCGAGAACACATGCTCGTCTCCAACATCTCGGCCTACATTATCCCGGGCACGGACGCCCACATG AGTGAATATATCGGACCGCGTGACGCAAGGATGGCCTTCATGACGGGTTTTACAGGCTCTGCAG GCACGGCCGTGGTCACGCCGGGCAAAGCGGCGCTGTGGACGGACAGCCGCTACTGGGTCCAAGCGGAGAGACAGATGGACTGCAACTGGGAGCTGCAAAAAGACG TGTCCATAAGCAGCATAGCCGAGTGGCTCATCTCAGACGTACCCAATGGCGGCCAGATTGGCTTTGATCCGTTCCTCTTCTCTCTCA AAACGCAGGAAGACTACGCAATGAGTCTGGAGTCCAGCAATCGGAGTCTCAAGTCGATGCCTGGCAACCTGGTGGACCAAGTGTGGAAGGACAGACCTCCCATATCGCCTGATAGTCTCATCCGCCTGCCCGACAGAGTCATAC AACGGTCCTGGCAGATGAAAGTGGAACAAATCCGAAATCAGATGAAGGAGAATCCTTATCAGCCCACAGCTCTCCTGTTGTCAGCACTTGATGAGACAGCAT gGCTGTTTAATATGCGCGGCAATGACATCCCATACAACCCTTTCTTCTACTCATACACGCTGCTGACCATGGACGAGATCTG GCTCTTTTTGCACACAGAAAGGGTGACAGAAGAGCTTAGGGTGTACCTGAACGCCTCATGCAGTGGGCCGTTGTGCGTGCAGCTGAAAAGCTACGACGCCATCTTGGACCACCTCAAGGAGTACGTGAGGCGGCCGGGGGTCAAAGTGTGGATTGGCACCGAGTACACCAACTATGCACTTTATGAGGTCATAAAATCGCAG gacaaacttttgagcagctcTTACTCTCTTGTGCTGACCACCAAAGCTGTGAAAGATGACACTGAGCAGCGCATCTTGAGGGATGCTCAC GTGAGAGATGCCGTAGCTGTCATGCAGCTCCTCATGTGGTTGGAGAAGGCGGTGCCAACAGGAAAGGAGTCGGAGCTGAGCGCCTCTGCGTATGTCAACCACTGTCGCAG CAAACAAAAGGACAGCAGGGGACCGAGCTTTGAGACCATCTCGGCAAGTGGACCTAATGCTGCACTGGCACATTACAG CCCAACAGTAGAAAGCAACAGGAAGCTGACGGTGGACGAGATGTACCTGGTGGACTCCGGTGGCCAGTATCT AGACGGGACAACCGACATCACTCGGACGGTCCATTGGGGGTCCCCCACAGCTATGCAAAAG GAGGCCTACACCAGAGTGCTTATGGGAAATATCGAAATATCTAGAACCATATTTCCTTCAGGGACCAGAG GTGCCAACATGGAGATGCTGGGCCGCAGAGCTTTGTGGGAAGTGGGTCTCAACTACGGCCATGGCACAGGACACGGGGTTGGCAATTATTTCGGGGTTCATGAGT GGCCTGTTGGTTTTCAGAGTTACAACATTCCATTTAGAGAAGGCATGTTCACATCTATAG AACCTGGATATTACAAGGATAACGACTTTGGGATTCGCATTGAAGACGTTGCAGTGGTTGTGCCATaccatacaaat TATGGTCATAACTACTTGACGTTTGACACTGTGTCCTTGGTTCCATATGACAGGAAGTTGATTGATATCACTCTTCTCAGCCCAGTCCAG CTGCAGTGGTTGAACAAATACTACGAGACCATTCGGAGGTTAATGGGTCCCGAGTTGGACCGTCAGGGCCTCCATGAAGAGAAGAGCTGGATGCTGAGGCACACAAAACCCCTTGTCCAGTCCGGATCATTTTCATATGTCCACTCCTCTTCACCCACCCTGGTCACTTTGGCTGTGGCTGTGTTGTACAATGTTGCACtctaa
- the xpnpep2 gene encoding xaa-Pro aminopeptidase 2 isoform X2 — protein sequence MCFRGKMLSMLALLLMVLTGNVNGVALFEATERNCTLSPPYLPSTTVNSSLQLRELREHMLVSNISAYIIPGTDAHMSEYIGPRDARMAFMTGFTGSAGTAVVTPGKAALWTDSRYWVQAERQMDCNWELQKDVSISSIAEWLISDVPNGGQIGFDPFLFSLKTQEDYAMSLESSNRSLKSMPGNLVDQVWKDRPPISPDSLIRLPDRVIQRSWQMKVEQIRNQMKENPYQPTALLLSALDETAWLFNMRGNDIPYNPFFYSYTLLTMDEIWLFLHTERVTEELRVYLNASCSGPLCVQLKSYDAILDHLKEYVRRPGVKVWIGTEYTNYALYEVIKSQDKLLSSSYSLVLTTKAVKDDTEQRILRDAHVRDAVAVMQLLMWLEKAVPTGKESELSASAYVNHCRSKQKDSRGPSFETISASGPNAALAHYSPTVESNRKLTVDEMYLVDSGGQYLDGTTDITRTVHWGSPTAMQKEAYTRVLMGNIEISRTIFPSGTRGANMEMLGRRALWEVGLNYGHGTGHGVGNYFGVHEWPVGFQSYNIPFREGMFTSIEPGYYKDNDFGIRIEDVAVVVPYHTNYGHNYLTFDTVSLVPYDRKLIDITLLSPVQRRGQKPSLNFYKSPARRRRQNVEAKTFQRFGEGAGAKEEAVAAEVEQLQGLHEAQGHLTRHT from the exons ATGTGCTTCAGAGGCAAGATGCTCTCCATGTTGGCTCTGCTTTTGATGGTCTTGACAG GAAACGTCAACGGAGTGGCTTTGTTTGAGGCCACCGAGAGGAACTGTACCTTGTCCCCGCCG taccTCCCGAGCACAACTGTGAACAGCAGTCTCCAGTTGCGCGAGTTGCGAGAACACATGCTCGTCTCCAACATCTCGGCCTACATTATCCCGGGCACGGACGCCCACATG AGTGAATATATCGGACCGCGTGACGCAAGGATGGCCTTCATGACGGGTTTTACAGGCTCTGCAG GCACGGCCGTGGTCACGCCGGGCAAAGCGGCGCTGTGGACGGACAGCCGCTACTGGGTCCAAGCGGAGAGACAGATGGACTGCAACTGGGAGCTGCAAAAAGACG TGTCCATAAGCAGCATAGCCGAGTGGCTCATCTCAGACGTACCCAATGGCGGCCAGATTGGCTTTGATCCGTTCCTCTTCTCTCTCA AAACGCAGGAAGACTACGCAATGAGTCTGGAGTCCAGCAATCGGAGTCTCAAGTCGATGCCTGGCAACCTGGTGGACCAAGTGTGGAAGGACAGACCTCCCATATCGCCTGATAGTCTCATCCGCCTGCCCGACAGAGTCATAC AACGGTCCTGGCAGATGAAAGTGGAACAAATCCGAAATCAGATGAAGGAGAATCCTTATCAGCCCACAGCTCTCCTGTTGTCAGCACTTGATGAGACAGCAT gGCTGTTTAATATGCGCGGCAATGACATCCCATACAACCCTTTCTTCTACTCATACACGCTGCTGACCATGGACGAGATCTG GCTCTTTTTGCACACAGAAAGGGTGACAGAAGAGCTTAGGGTGTACCTGAACGCCTCATGCAGTGGGCCGTTGTGCGTGCAGCTGAAAAGCTACGACGCCATCTTGGACCACCTCAAGGAGTACGTGAGGCGGCCGGGGGTCAAAGTGTGGATTGGCACCGAGTACACCAACTATGCACTTTATGAGGTCATAAAATCGCAG gacaaacttttgagcagctcTTACTCTCTTGTGCTGACCACCAAAGCTGTGAAAGATGACACTGAGCAGCGCATCTTGAGGGATGCTCAC GTGAGAGATGCCGTAGCTGTCATGCAGCTCCTCATGTGGTTGGAGAAGGCGGTGCCAACAGGAAAGGAGTCGGAGCTGAGCGCCTCTGCGTATGTCAACCACTGTCGCAG CAAACAAAAGGACAGCAGGGGACCGAGCTTTGAGACCATCTCGGCAAGTGGACCTAATGCTGCACTGGCACATTACAG CCCAACAGTAGAAAGCAACAGGAAGCTGACGGTGGACGAGATGTACCTGGTGGACTCCGGTGGCCAGTATCT AGACGGGACAACCGACATCACTCGGACGGTCCATTGGGGGTCCCCCACAGCTATGCAAAAG GAGGCCTACACCAGAGTGCTTATGGGAAATATCGAAATATCTAGAACCATATTTCCTTCAGGGACCAGAG GTGCCAACATGGAGATGCTGGGCCGCAGAGCTTTGTGGGAAGTGGGTCTCAACTACGGCCATGGCACAGGACACGGGGTTGGCAATTATTTCGGGGTTCATGAGT GGCCTGTTGGTTTTCAGAGTTACAACATTCCATTTAGAGAAGGCATGTTCACATCTATAG AACCTGGATATTACAAGGATAACGACTTTGGGATTCGCATTGAAGACGTTGCAGTGGTTGTGCCATaccatacaaat TATGGTCATAACTACTTGACGTTTGACACTGTGTCCTTGGTTCCATATGACAGGAAGTTGATTGATATCACTCTTCTCAGCCCAGTCCAG AGACGAGGACAGAAACCTTCACTCAATTTTTACAAGTCGCCTGCACGCCGTCGACGACAAAATGTTGAGGCGAAAACCTTCCAACGCTTCGGAGAAGGAGCAGGTGCAAAAGAAGAAG cTGTCGCTGCAGAGGTCGAGCAGCTTCAAGGACTTCATGAAGCCCAAGGTCACCTCACCCGTCACACCTGA